One window from the genome of Faecalibacterium sp. HTF-F encodes:
- a CDS encoding acyltransferase family protein, translated as MEGTKPRTASSIGMFDMLKGAGMLIIVFAHTAELYPMQAVSGLSLTAFFPFIYREALMAAFFIASGYGFRKRSIGKCIHQQLKSLLKPYLYTALFTCVLHFIIHYKTFQYLPGTIGESVKVTGGFLLGLPHTAEYFGQEFFSCGPMWYLLALMVGWILLDVILNIFPEQYVLWAVAGCALLGWGVSLVWEPPFCLIQGAVIVPYLYIGFLAKKKHLLDEPLPPKVFAGLLGASALIAVGALATRTTDCISLAEWSLGPLSIFLDGAAGLLFIRLFMRLSHFHGLIVRFLEAVGRRSLHIFCIHTVEIIAIPWYLMVARFSDRPVLGMWLQYAIALGSIWLVCELLRARRALIIRFFPARRKSPAVHYTARH; from the coding sequence ATGGAAGGAACCAAACCCCGCACCGCCAGCTCCATCGGCATGTTCGACATGCTCAAGGGTGCCGGTATGCTGATCATCGTTTTTGCGCATACCGCCGAGCTTTATCCCATGCAGGCGGTCAGCGGCCTGTCCCTGACCGCGTTTTTCCCCTTCATCTACCGCGAAGCGCTGATGGCCGCTTTCTTTATCGCCAGCGGCTACGGCTTCCGCAAGCGCTCCATCGGCAAATGCATCCACCAGCAGCTGAAAAGTCTGCTCAAGCCCTACCTCTATACTGCGCTGTTCACCTGCGTGCTGCACTTTATCATCCACTATAAAACGTTCCAGTACCTGCCCGGCACCATTGGCGAGTCGGTCAAGGTCACCGGCGGTTTTCTGCTGGGCCTGCCCCACACGGCAGAGTATTTCGGGCAGGAATTTTTCTCCTGCGGGCCCATGTGGTATCTGCTGGCCCTCATGGTGGGCTGGATCCTGCTGGATGTGATCCTGAACATCTTCCCGGAGCAGTACGTTCTCTGGGCTGTGGCCGGGTGTGCGCTGCTGGGCTGGGGCGTCAGCCTTGTGTGGGAGCCGCCCTTCTGCCTGATCCAGGGCGCGGTGATCGTCCCCTATCTCTATATCGGCTTCCTTGCCAAAAAGAAGCATCTGCTGGACGAGCCCCTGCCGCCCAAAGTCTTTGCCGGGCTGCTGGGGGCCTCAGCGCTCATTGCCGTAGGCGCTCTTGCCACCCGCACCACCGACTGCATCTCGCTGGCCGAGTGGTCGCTGGGCCCCCTGAGCATCTTTCTGGACGGTGCTGCCGGTCTTTTATTCATCCGGCTGTTCATGCGGCTCAGCCATTTCCACGGCCTCATCGTGCGCTTTCTGGAGGCGGTGGGCCGACGCTCGCTCCACATTTTCTGTATACATACCGTGGAGATCATCGCCATCCCCTGGTATCTGATGGTAGCCAGATTTTCGGACCGGCCGGTGCTGGGCATGTGGCTGCAATACGCCATCGCTCTGGGCTCCATCTGGCTGGTGTGTGAGCTGCTGCGTGCACGCCGTGCACTCATCATCCGTTTTTTCCCTGCACGGCGCAAGAGCCCTGCCGTGCACTATACCGCCCGGCATTAA
- a CDS encoding glycosyltransferase family 4 protein codes for MYTSYSTLQRKQLTKQVYTDTQSTYLLVYAPGRHQALEHALENQLHRKFRLVTELAPALTDSVEGVLLVSEDLECTSTALTYFAGALRTGADLVVCDAAFGFDGSTALYLSTQHIPCSRCAMVSRKLLDRIRAAARGRDSVTELLRLATAMAENCRRIPESLLHFRRELCADDVFSASGKRALILSHELTMTGAPIVLVSAVPVLRSMGFEVVVLGPADDGSLPLFLDAGAAVVTRSDCVMSSSLWGLATSADFVLANTVVEAAAVSTLNGSFVPVLWWLHDAFAGYPFIAHRIPKTLDSNVHVCAVGSHATAAMHSVRPDFNIEQLIYGLPDYAQESFPVYDISYAGGRPLFVTVGSFEPRKGQDIFCNAIRLLKPEVRQKAAFLFVGKAADKSLKSAVDALVEDYPDTVFYRKRLERPEIKSLMDQCTCVVCSSRDDPMPTFVTEGLIFGKPSIVSEHTGTAGLITEGVDGFVYRDDDPDQLAKVLEHAILHPDQLAAMKADCRKMYEKYYSNEAYVATLTRLVNELTT; via the coding sequence ATGTACACAAGTTACAGCACCCTGCAGCGTAAACAGCTGACGAAGCAGGTGTATACCGATACCCAGAGCACCTATCTGCTGGTGTATGCGCCCGGCCGCCATCAGGCGCTGGAGCACGCACTGGAAAACCAGCTGCACCGCAAGTTCCGGCTGGTGACGGAGCTGGCCCCCGCCCTGACCGACTCGGTGGAGGGCGTGCTGCTGGTCAGCGAAGATCTGGAGTGCACCTCCACTGCCCTGACCTATTTTGCCGGTGCCCTGCGCACCGGTGCAGACCTTGTGGTGTGTGATGCCGCCTTTGGCTTTGACGGTTCCACCGCCCTGTACCTGAGCACCCAGCACATCCCCTGCAGCCGCTGTGCCATGGTATCGCGGAAGCTTCTGGACCGCATCCGCGCCGCTGCCCGCGGCAGGGACAGCGTGACCGAGCTGCTGCGCCTTGCCACCGCCATGGCAGAAAACTGCCGCCGCATCCCGGAGTCCCTGTTGCATTTCCGGCGGGAGCTGTGTGCCGATGATGTGTTCTCTGCCTCCGGAAAGCGTGCTCTGATCCTGAGCCATGAGCTCACCATGACCGGTGCCCCCATCGTGCTGGTGAGCGCCGTGCCGGTGCTGCGCAGCATGGGCTTCGAGGTCGTGGTTCTGGGCCCTGCGGACGATGGCTCTCTGCCGCTGTTCCTAGATGCCGGCGCTGCCGTTGTCACCCGCAGCGACTGCGTGATGAGCTCCTCCCTGTGGGGGCTTGCCACCAGTGCGGATTTTGTGCTGGCCAATACTGTGGTGGAGGCCGCCGCCGTGAGCACCCTGAACGGCTCCTTTGTGCCGGTGCTGTGGTGGCTGCACGATGCCTTTGCAGGCTATCCGTTCATTGCGCACAGGATCCCCAAAACGCTGGACTCCAATGTGCATGTGTGCGCCGTAGGCTCCCACGCCACTGCCGCCATGCATTCGGTGCGGCCGGATTTTAACATCGAACAGCTGATCTACGGCCTGCCGGACTACGCGCAGGAGAGCTTCCCGGTCTATGATATCAGCTACGCGGGCGGACGCCCTCTGTTCGTGACCGTGGGCTCCTTTGAGCCCCGCAAGGGTCAGGATATCTTCTGCAATGCCATCCGTCTGCTCAAGCCCGAAGTGCGCCAGAAAGCCGCTTTCCTGTTCGTGGGCAAGGCCGCAGACAAGAGCCTGAAGAGTGCCGTGGATGCACTGGTGGAGGATTACCCGGACACCGTGTTCTACCGCAAGCGGCTGGAACGCCCGGAGATCAAGTCCCTGATGGATCAGTGCACCTGTGTGGTGTGCTCCTCCCGCGACGACCCCATGCCCACCTTCGTCACCGAGGGCCTGATCTTCGGCAAGCCCTCCATCGTGTCGGAGCACACCGGCACTGCCGGGCTGATCACCGAGGGCGTGGACGGCTTTGTGTACCGGGACGACGACCCCGACCAGCTGGCAAAGGTGCTGGAACATGCCATCCTGCACCCCGATCAGCTGGCTGCCATGAAGGCCGACTGCCGGAAAATGTACGAGAAATATTACTCCAACGAAGCTTACGTTGCCACTCTGACGCGGCTGGTGAACGAACTGACCACCTGA
- a CDS encoding ROK family protein, with protein MKVMVFDVGGTEIKYSVMDEGLNRTDAGSVPTPQDTQEHFLDTLYALYAPHRDEVSSIAMALPGFVDTHTGFVSNGGALLYNTGTQVGQLVRERCGCPVTLENDGKAAALAELQAGALQGCCNAAVFIIGTGVGGGIIANGQLVRGIHFTAGEYSFVNTNADEWENTGKTMACQCSTTNLLQWYRARRGLPADAPMNGRQFFDAANAGEPEALEVLERFCKAVAVQIYNLTVLLDVEKVAIGGGISKQPLLLDSLRRVYAGLFASRGDSPYMIGLPRTEIVPCHFSSEANQVGALYACLHTVGRTD; from the coding sequence ATGAAGGTCATGGTTTTTGATGTGGGCGGCACTGAGATCAAGTATTCGGTGATGGACGAAGGATTGAACCGCACCGATGCCGGGTCTGTGCCTACGCCACAGGATACGCAGGAGCATTTTCTCGACACATTATATGCTCTGTATGCACCGCACCGGGATGAAGTAAGCAGCATCGCCATGGCCCTGCCCGGCTTTGTGGACACTCACACCGGCTTTGTCTCCAACGGCGGGGCACTTCTGTATAACACCGGTACGCAGGTGGGGCAGCTGGTGCGCGAAAGATGCGGCTGTCCGGTCACGCTGGAAAATGACGGCAAGGCCGCTGCCCTTGCAGAGCTGCAGGCCGGTGCGCTGCAGGGCTGCTGCAACGCGGCGGTGTTTATCATCGGCACCGGTGTGGGCGGCGGCATCATCGCCAACGGCCAGCTGGTGCGGGGCATCCACTTTACCGCCGGGGAATACAGCTTTGTGAACACCAACGCCGACGAGTGGGAGAACACCGGAAAAACCATGGCCTGTCAGTGCAGCACCACCAATCTGCTGCAGTGGTACCGCGCCCGCAGGGGCCTGCCCGCTGATGCGCCCATGAATGGCAGACAGTTTTTTGATGCCGCCAACGCCGGAGAACCGGAAGCGCTGGAAGTGCTGGAACGGTTCTGCAAAGCGGTGGCGGTGCAGATCTACAACCTGACCGTCCTGCTGGATGTGGAAAAGGTGGCCATTGGCGGCGGCATCAGCAAACAGCCGCTGCTGCTGGACAGCCTGCGCCGGGTATATGCCGGGCTGTTCGCTTCCCGGGGAGATTCGCCCTACATGATCGGTCTGCCGCGCACCGAGATCGTGCCCTGCCATTTCAGCAGTGAAGCCAATCAGGTGGGCGCGCTGTATGCCTGTCTGCACACGGTGGGCAGGACGGACTGA
- the cysS gene encoding cysteine--tRNA ligase — protein sequence MQIFNTLTRQKEEFVPQVPGEYRIYVCGPTVYNYIHIGNARPLIVFDTLRRYLEYRGNKVIYVSNITDIDDKLIKKGQEEGTSMKEVAQRFEAEYLKDAAGLNCKKPTVQPRATEHIQQILDIVKDLIDSGHAYVAKNGDVYFRVKSDPGYGKLSHLKLDDLESGNRELRSRMDDDLKEDPADFAVWKAAKPGEPAWESPYGMGRPGWHIECSAMSRTHLGKTIDLHCGGQDLIFPHHENEIAQSECANGCEFARYWMHNGFINVDNQKMSKSLHNFFTVRDVAGVYGYEPIRYFMLTAGYRMPLNYTVDLIESCKNSLERLYTCRENLDFALTKDTFGTDETLKEKAAEARTKFCTAMDDDLNTPDALAAVFDLVKEINTLSAVSSKDALQTAAAAFDEITGVLGLLYNRKKDEVPAEVTELVEKRAAAKKAKDWATADAIRAQLTELGWAVKDTAQGPQLSKL from the coding sequence ATGCAGATCTTCAACACCCTGACCCGCCAGAAGGAAGAATTTGTTCCGCAGGTGCCCGGTGAATACCGCATCTACGTCTGCGGCCCTACCGTTTATAACTATATCCACATCGGCAACGCACGCCCGCTGATCGTATTCGACACCCTGCGCCGCTACCTTGAGTACCGCGGCAACAAGGTGATCTATGTTTCCAACATCACCGACATCGACGATAAGCTCATCAAGAAGGGTCAGGAGGAGGGCACCTCCATGAAGGAGGTCGCTCAGCGCTTTGAGGCCGAGTACCTCAAGGATGCCGCCGGTCTGAACTGCAAAAAGCCCACCGTCCAGCCCCGGGCTACCGAGCATATCCAGCAGATCCTGGACATCGTGAAGGACCTGATCGACTCCGGCCATGCCTACGTTGCAAAGAACGGCGATGTGTATTTCCGGGTGAAGAGCGACCCCGGCTACGGCAAGCTGAGCCACCTGAAGCTGGACGATCTGGAAAGCGGCAACCGCGAACTGCGCAGCCGCATGGACGACGACCTGAAGGAGGACCCCGCCGACTTTGCTGTGTGGAAGGCCGCAAAGCCCGGTGAGCCTGCATGGGAAAGCCCCTACGGCATGGGCCGCCCGGGCTGGCACATCGAGTGCAGTGCCATGAGCCGCACCCATCTGGGCAAGACCATCGACCTGCACTGCGGCGGTCAGGATCTGATCTTCCCTCACCACGAGAACGAGATCGCCCAGAGCGAGTGCGCCAACGGCTGCGAGTTCGCCCGCTACTGGATGCACAACGGCTTCATCAACGTGGACAATCAGAAGATGTCCAAGAGCCTGCACAACTTCTTCACCGTGCGGGACGTGGCGGGCGTCTACGGCTACGAACCCATCCGCTATTTCATGCTGACCGCAGGCTACCGGATGCCCCTGAACTACACCGTGGACCTCATTGAAAGCTGCAAGAACAGCCTGGAGCGCCTGTACACCTGCCGCGAGAATCTGGATTTTGCCCTGACCAAAGACACCTTTGGCACCGACGAGACCCTGAAGGAAAAGGCTGCCGAGGCCCGCACCAAGTTCTGCACCGCCATGGACGATGACCTGAACACCCCGGATGCACTGGCTGCCGTGTTCGATCTGGTCAAGGAGATCAATACGCTGTCGGCTGTTTCCTCCAAGGACGCCCTGCAGACCGCTGCCGCCGCCTTTGACGAGATCACCGGCGTGTTGGGCCTGCTGTACAACCGCAAGAAGGACGAGGTGCCCGCCGAGGTGACGGAGCTGGTTGAGAAGCGTGCCGCCGCCAAGAAGGCCAAGGACTGGGCCACCGCCGACGCCATCCGCGCACAGCTGACCGAGCTGGGCTGGGCGGTCAAGGACACCGCACAGGGCCCGCAGCTGAGCAAACTGTAA
- the pflA gene encoding pyruvate formate-lyase-activating protein, with amino-acid sequence MQPCNPIGYVHSLESFGSVDGPGVRFVVFLQGCALRCKYCHNPETWAAEGGEEWTVEKLFQRVYRYRNYWGKKGGITVSGGEPLRQMEFLTAFFELARSKGVHTALDTAGQPFRPDDPDYLAGFDRLMKSTSLVILDLKEIDPERHRQLTGKDNANILAMARRISDLGIPLWIRHVLVPGLTDDEEGLRRTADFIRSLKTVQRVEVLPYHTLGLFKWQKLGIPYPLPDAVPPTAEQVKRAEELLEVSRYPG; translated from the coding sequence ATGCAGCCCTGTAACCCCATCGGCTATGTCCACTCGCTGGAATCCTTCGGCTCTGTGGACGGCCCCGGCGTGCGCTTTGTGGTGTTTTTGCAGGGGTGTGCCCTGCGGTGCAAATACTGCCACAACCCGGAAACGTGGGCTGCGGAGGGCGGCGAGGAATGGACAGTGGAAAAGCTGTTCCAGCGGGTCTACCGCTACCGCAACTACTGGGGCAAAAAGGGCGGCATCACGGTCAGCGGCGGTGAACCGCTGCGCCAGATGGAGTTCCTGACGGCATTCTTCGAGCTGGCCCGCTCCAAAGGCGTGCACACGGCTCTGGATACTGCCGGTCAGCCCTTCCGGCCCGATGACCCGGATTATCTGGCCGGTTTCGACCGGCTGATGAAGTCCACCAGTCTGGTCATCCTCGACCTGAAGGAGATCGACCCGGAACGCCACCGACAGCTCACCGGCAAAGACAATGCCAACATCCTCGCGATGGCGCGCCGCATCTCGGACCTCGGCATCCCGCTGTGGATCCGGCATGTGCTGGTGCCCGGCCTGACCGACGACGAGGAGGGCCTGCGCAGGACCGCAGACTTCATCCGCAGCCTGAAAACCGTGCAGCGGGTGGAGGTGCTGCCCTACCACACACTGGGTCTGTTCAAGTGGCAGAAGCTGGGCATCCCTTATCCGCTGCCGGACGCCGTGCCGCCCACAGCGGAGCAGGTGAAGCGTGCAGAAGAACTGCTGGAAGTGAGCCGGTATCCCGGGTAA
- the pflB gene encoding formate C-acetyltransferase, whose translation MINFEQWEGFEGRIWKEEVNVRDFIQKNYTPYDGDESFLAGPTEATDKLWGALQKLQKAERAKGGVLDMETEVVSSLTAYGPGYIDESLKDLEQIVGLQTDKPLKRAFMPYGGIKMAEQACTTYGYQPSEELHKIFTDYTRTHNQAVFDAYTPEMKAARHTHIITGLPDTYGRGRIVGDYRRVALYGIDALIKFKQEDFANCGDGTMTDDVIRLREEIARQISALKGMKKMAEAYGYDISQPAKNAKEACQWLYFGYLAAIKTQNGAAMSVGRISTFLDIYIQRDLDNGTLTETQAQELIDHMVMKFRMVKFARIPSYNQLFSGDPVWATLEVGGIGMDGRSMVTKNCYRFLHTLENMGPAPEPNLTVLYSSALPESFKKYAAKVSIDTSSVQYENDDVMKPVWGDDYSICCCVSATQTGKEMQFFGARANLAKCLLYAINGGVDEKSHEQCGPNYAPITSEYLNYDEVLPKYVQMLDWLAGLYVNVLNLIQYMHDKYYYEEAEMALIDTDVRRTFATGIAGFSHVIDSLSAIKYAKVKVVRDESGLATGFEVDGDFPKYGNDDDRADEIGVWLLRTFLEMIKKRHTYRNSEATTSILTITSNVVYGKYTGALPDGRAAFTPFAPGANPSYGAEQNGLLASLNSVAKLPYHWALDGISNTQTINPDALGHSEGERVENLVQVMDGYFDQGAHHLNVNVFGKEKLLDAMEHPEKEEYANFTIRVSGYAVKFIDLTREQQMDVISRTCHAAL comes from the coding sequence ATGATCAATTTTGAACAGTGGGAAGGCTTTGAGGGCCGCATCTGGAAAGAAGAAGTCAATGTGCGCGACTTCATCCAGAAGAACTACACCCCGTATGACGGCGACGAAAGCTTTCTGGCCGGTCCCACCGAGGCGACCGACAAGCTGTGGGGTGCCCTGCAGAAGCTGCAGAAGGCCGAGCGCGCCAAGGGCGGCGTGCTGGATATGGAGACTGAGGTGGTCAGCAGCCTGACCGCTTACGGCCCCGGCTATATCGATGAAAGCCTGAAGGATCTGGAGCAGATCGTGGGTCTGCAGACCGACAAGCCCCTCAAGCGCGCCTTCATGCCCTACGGCGGCATCAAGATGGCAGAGCAGGCCTGCACCACCTACGGCTACCAGCCCAGCGAAGAGCTGCACAAGATCTTTACCGACTACACCCGCACCCACAATCAGGCAGTGTTCGATGCCTACACTCCTGAAATGAAGGCAGCCCGCCACACCCATATCATCACCGGCCTGCCGGACACCTACGGCCGCGGCCGCATCGTGGGTGATTACCGCCGCGTGGCCCTGTACGGCATCGATGCACTGATCAAGTTCAAGCAGGAGGACTTCGCCAACTGCGGCGACGGCACCATGACCGATGACGTCATCCGCCTGCGCGAGGAGATCGCACGCCAGATCAGCGCCCTGAAGGGCATGAAGAAGATGGCCGAGGCCTACGGCTATGATATCTCTCAGCCTGCAAAGAACGCCAAGGAGGCCTGCCAGTGGCTGTACTTCGGCTATCTGGCCGCCATCAAGACCCAGAACGGCGCCGCCATGAGCGTGGGCCGCATCTCCACCTTCCTGGATATTTACATCCAGCGTGATCTGGACAACGGCACCCTGACCGAGACCCAGGCACAGGAGCTGATCGACCACATGGTCATGAAGTTCCGCATGGTCAAGTTTGCCCGTATCCCCAGCTACAACCAGCTGTTCTCCGGCGACCCCGTGTGGGCAACGCTGGAAGTGGGCGGCATCGGCATGGATGGCCGCAGCATGGTCACCAAGAACTGCTACCGCTTCCTGCACACGCTGGAAAACATGGGCCCCGCACCGGAGCCGAACCTGACCGTTCTGTACTCCTCCGCTCTGCCGGAGAGCTTCAAGAAATATGCCGCCAAGGTGTCCATCGATACCAGCTCTGTCCAGTACGAGAACGACGACGTGATGAAGCCCGTCTGGGGCGACGATTACTCCATCTGCTGCTGCGTGTCTGCCACCCAGACCGGCAAGGAGATGCAGTTCTTCGGTGCCCGCGCCAACCTTGCCAAGTGCCTGCTGTACGCCATCAATGGCGGTGTGGACGAGAAGAGCCACGAGCAGTGCGGCCCCAACTATGCCCCCATCACCAGCGAATACCTGAACTACGACGAGGTGCTGCCCAAGTATGTCCAGATGCTGGACTGGCTGGCTGGTCTGTACGTCAATGTGCTGAACCTGATCCAGTATATGCACGATAAATACTACTATGAGGAAGCCGAGATGGCCCTCATCGACACCGATGTGCGCCGCACCTTTGCCACCGGCATTGCAGGCTTCTCCCACGTTATCGACTCCCTGAGCGCCATCAAGTACGCCAAGGTCAAGGTGGTGCGTGACGAGAGCGGCCTTGCCACCGGCTTTGAAGTGGACGGCGACTTCCCCAAGTACGGCAACGACGACGACCGCGCCGACGAGATCGGCGTGTGGCTGCTGCGCACCTTCCTGGAGATGATCAAGAAGCGCCACACCTACCGCAACTCCGAGGCGACCACCTCCATCCTGACCATCACCTCCAACGTGGTGTACGGCAAGTACACCGGCGCTCTGCCCGATGGCCGTGCCGCCTTCACCCCGTTTGCTCCCGGTGCAAACCCCAGCTACGGCGCAGAGCAGAACGGCCTGCTGGCTTCTCTGAACTCGGTGGCAAAGCTGCCTTACCACTGGGCACTGGACGGTATCTCCAACACCCAGACCATCAACCCGGACGCTCTGGGCCACAGCGAAGGCGAGCGGGTGGAGAATCTGGTACAGGTCATGGACGGCTACTTCGATCAGGGTGCACACCACCTGAACGTGAACGTCTTTGGCAAGGAGAAGCTGCTGGACGCCATGGAGCACCCCGAGAAGGAGGAGTACGCCAACTTCACCATCCGTGTCTCCGGCTACGCCGTCAAGTTCATCGACCTGACCCGCGAGCAGCAGATGGATGTTATCTCCCGCACCTGCCATGCAGCCCTGTAA